The Haloplanus salinarum genome includes a region encoding these proteins:
- a CDS encoding YeaH/YhbH family protein: MGLREDLERFREVGERRREDLEEFIRYGDLGGSGPESIRVPIKVVDLPEFAYDPRDRGGVGQGQDGTPDVGQPVEGPTPDDADGEGDEDGDPGEEGADHEYYEMDPEEFAQELDEELGLDLEPKGKEVIEEVEGDFTELTRAGPNSTLDFERLFKRGLKRKLAMDFDEEFVREAMRVDGATPDEVFRWCREENVLVSRAWIGDRWDSIPDDERGRWESFEEMAENVERTTTLERIRREGLREVPFRREDERYRHPEVIEQTEKNVVVVNIRDVSGSMREGKRELVERTFTPLDWYLTGKYDRAEFVYIAHDAEAWEVDRGDFFGIRSGGGTRISSAYELAAEILEERYPWAEWNRYVFAAGDSENSSNDTRENVVPLMEGIPANLHAYVETQPGGTAINATHAEEVERAFEDHDGVVVTYVADAADVTDAIYEILSSEDQ; the protein is encoded by the coding sequence ATGGGACTGAGGGAGGACCTCGAACGGTTCCGCGAGGTCGGCGAACGGCGCCGGGAGGACCTAGAGGAGTTCATCCGCTACGGCGACCTGGGGGGGAGCGGCCCGGAGAGCATCCGGGTGCCGATCAAGGTGGTCGACCTGCCGGAGTTCGCCTACGATCCCCGGGACCGCGGCGGTGTCGGGCAGGGGCAGGACGGCACGCCCGACGTCGGCCAGCCGGTCGAGGGACCGACGCCGGACGACGCTGACGGCGAGGGCGACGAGGACGGCGACCCCGGCGAGGAGGGCGCCGACCACGAGTACTACGAGATGGACCCCGAGGAGTTCGCCCAAGAACTCGACGAGGAGCTCGGCCTCGACCTGGAGCCGAAGGGCAAGGAAGTGATCGAGGAAGTCGAGGGCGACTTCACCGAACTCACCCGCGCGGGGCCGAACAGCACGCTCGACTTCGAGCGCCTGTTCAAGCGGGGGTTGAAGCGAAAGCTGGCGATGGACTTCGACGAGGAGTTCGTCCGCGAGGCCATGCGCGTCGACGGGGCCACCCCCGACGAGGTGTTCCGGTGGTGTCGCGAGGAGAACGTCCTCGTCTCGCGGGCCTGGATCGGGGACCGGTGGGACTCGATCCCCGACGACGAGCGCGGGCGATGGGAGAGTTTCGAGGAGATGGCCGAGAACGTCGAGCGGACCACGACCCTCGAACGCATCCGTCGTGAGGGGCTCCGGGAGGTGCCCTTCCGCCGCGAGGACGAGCGCTACCGCCACCCCGAGGTGATCGAGCAGACGGAGAAGAACGTGGTCGTGGTGAACATCCGCGACGTGTCGGGGAGCATGCGCGAGGGGAAACGCGAACTCGTCGAGCGGACGTTCACGCCGCTGGACTGGTATCTCACCGGCAAGTACGACCGCGCGGAGTTCGTCTACATCGCCCACGACGCGGAGGCGTGGGAAGTGGACCGAGGGGACTTCTTCGGCATCCGGTCGGGCGGGGGAACCCGCATCTCCTCGGCGTACGAACTCGCCGCGGAGATCTTAGAGGAGCGGTACCCCTGGGCGGAGTGGAACCGCTACGTCTTCGCCGCCGGCGACTCGGAGAACTCCAGCAACGACACCCGGGAGAACGTCGTCCCCCTGATGGAGGGGATTCCGGCGAACCTGCACGCGTACGTCGAGACCCAGCCGGGCGGGACGGCGATCAACGCTACCCACGCCGAGGAGGTCGAACGCGCGTTCGAGGACCACGACGGCGTCGTCGTCACGTACGTCGCCGACGCGGCGGACGTGACCGACGCCATCTACGAGATCCTGAGCTCGGAGGACCAATGA
- a CDS encoding DUF7344 domain-containing protein: MSIQKPQRRERRRPDRLSRDTVFSILSNQRRRHVLRYLDRNRGSASLRDLAERIAAWENDVPVSEVDYKQRKRVYTSLHQTHLPKLDEAGIVEYDRNRGTITLADRAADLEPYLATPDERDVPWWACYLGLSALAACLVAAAWLGVVSGLTAAGLIVALFAVVAGANAYLARRDRIDGDAVADAD; encoded by the coding sequence ATGTCCATACAGAAGCCCCAACGCCGCGAACGCCGACGTCCCGATCGGCTGTCGAGAGACACCGTCTTCTCGATCCTGAGCAACCAGCGACGGCGGCACGTGCTCCGCTATCTCGACCGGAACCGGGGATCGGCGTCGCTCCGTGACCTCGCCGAGCGGATCGCCGCGTGGGAGAACGACGTGCCGGTGTCCGAGGTCGACTACAAACAGCGCAAGCGCGTCTACACGTCGCTCCACCAGACCCACCTGCCGAAACTCGACGAGGCCGGGATCGTCGAGTACGATCGGAACCGGGGGACGATCACTCTCGCCGACCGGGCCGCCGACCTGGAGCCATATCTGGCGACCCCGGACGAGCGGGACGTCCCGTGGTGGGCGTGCTATCTCGGCCTCTCGGCGCTCGCCGCCTGCCTCGTCGCGGCGGCGTGGCTCGGCGTCGTGTCGGGGCTGACCGCCGCGGGTCTGATCGTGGCCCTCTTTGCCGTCGTCGCCGGCGCCAACGCGTATCTCGCGCGCCGTGACCGGATCGACGGGGACGCGGTGGCGGACGCCGACTAG
- a CDS encoding RNA-guided endonuclease InsQ/TnpB family protein gives MNYNYRYRLRPSDALEEQLSWTVDTCRQVYNHFLHRLNRTDDTSAYSEQKLLPSLKKWWNDLKQVHSKVLQKVVQRLYDNLSTLRGRKENGYRVGTLKWKAPGEYRSFTYSQSGFKLKNTSGRTKLWLSKLGEIPLTFHRDLPDGAEIKTVTVKQEPTGKWHAILGVETPDDPPAKPENPEKCVGIDVGILKYAHDTDGTAVESLDLSDERERLERAQRGLSRKEHGSSNWEQQRRVVAERHAELKNKRRDFLHKLSTYYAREYDLVAVEDLDAKGLVELPGNSRNRAGAAWGTFLRMLEYKCEREGTHFVAVNPRGTTKECASCGVSTEKPLWVREHSCPACGFEADRDANAAWNILSRGRKRLGAGRSESTPVETALPVDTSVSAKRVVETGSPSLKREPSGER, from the coding sequence GTGAACTACAACTACAGGTATCGACTCCGACCGTCCGACGCTCTCGAAGAGCAGTTATCGTGGACTGTCGATACCTGTAGACAGGTCTACAACCACTTCCTTCACCGACTCAACCGAACCGACGATACTTCGGCATACAGCGAGCAAAAACTCTTGCCAAGTCTCAAGAAGTGGTGGAACGACCTGAAACAAGTTCACTCAAAGGTCCTTCAGAAAGTCGTGCAACGGCTGTACGACAACCTCTCGACGCTTCGCGGTCGCAAAGAGAACGGCTACCGCGTCGGGACGCTCAAGTGGAAAGCGCCGGGCGAGTACCGCAGTTTCACCTACAGTCAATCCGGCTTCAAGCTCAAGAACACGAGCGGTCGGACAAAACTGTGGCTCTCGAAACTCGGAGAAATCCCGCTCACCTTCCACCGCGACCTCCCCGACGGCGCCGAGATTAAGACCGTCACCGTCAAGCAAGAACCGACCGGAAAGTGGCACGCTATCCTCGGCGTCGAAACCCCGGACGACCCGCCTGCGAAACCGGAGAATCCCGAGAAGTGCGTCGGTATCGACGTGGGGATTCTCAAGTACGCCCACGACACAGACGGAACCGCCGTTGAATCACTTGACCTCTCAGACGAGCGCGAACGGTTGGAACGCGCACAGCGCGGCCTCTCGCGGAAGGAACACGGTTCCTCGAATTGGGAGCAACAGCGCCGTGTCGTGGCTGAACGCCACGCCGAATTGAAGAACAAGCGCCGCGACTTCTTGCACAAACTCTCGACCTACTACGCCCGAGAGTACGACCTCGTGGCGGTTGAGGACTTGGACGCGAAGGGGTTGGTCGAACTGCCGGGCAACTCTCGAAACCGCGCAGGAGCGGCGTGGGGGACGTTCCTTCGGATGCTCGAATACAAGTGCGAACGCGAGGGAACGCACTTCGTCGCCGTGAATCCACGCGGAACGACGAAAGAGTGCGCGTCCTGCGGCGTTTCGACCGAGAAACCGCTGTGGGTGCGCGAACACTCCTGTCCTGCCTGCGGGTTTGAGGCAGATAGAGATGCGAACGCGGCGTGGAACATTCTTTCTCGCGGCAGGAAGCGGTTAGGAGCGGGGCGCTCCGAATCAACGCCTGTGGAGACTGCGCTCCCTGTGGATACGTCCGTATCTGCAAAGCGCGTCGTGGAAACAGGAAGCCCCTCCCTCAAGCGCGAGCCGTCAGGCGAGCGGTAG
- a CDS encoding SpoVR family protein: protein MRDDRIDARREASRLAEPVEEAAALARKLGLDPYPVNYWIVDHDEMNELIAYGGFQRRYPHWRWGMAYDRQRKQDQFGMGKAFEIVNNDNPAHAFLQESNSLADQKAVITHVEAHADFFANNEWFGLFGDGQDRDDEHADPDAAAMLERHAETIAGYVEDPAIDRDEVERFIDAVLCLEDTIDQHRAFARADERRESDAPPDLRERLDDLDVSEDVRRHAFDEEWLDDLAESERTDARLEDPHTDVLAYLLEHGQRFDEESGKAEPFEPWQTDVLDILRTEAYYFAGQKMTKVLNEGWASFWESLMMSDEGFAADDEFVTYADHMARVLGAPGLNPYKLGKELWEFVENVTNRREVVDHLLRVEGITWRNFHDVIDFEAVESLLAPDPAVASITADSLADLDPDDPRIDAEALERARAGEVDVERYPWKVLTTAGLAERHFSLSKPQNRGFLGRIRRSELERLARYMFDDAKYDDVEAALDDVDYEAGWRRMRELRESHNDVTFIDAFLSEEFVAENDYFTYEYSRATDDFRVASDDPEDVKKKLLLQFTNFGKPTVAVYDGNFDNRNELLLGHRYNGIDLDVEQAKRVLERTYELWGRPVNLMTIVKRYDEHELEIARRRNREPTPTEVGKRIRYDGERFETHDLDPDLEERIAANDIDYDTKPDDWLN from the coding sequence ATGAGAGACGACCGCATCGACGCACGACGGGAGGCGAGCCGACTCGCGGAACCGGTCGAGGAAGCCGCGGCGCTGGCGCGGAAACTCGGCCTCGATCCGTATCCGGTCAACTACTGGATCGTCGACCACGACGAGATGAACGAACTCATCGCCTACGGCGGGTTCCAGCGACGTTACCCCCACTGGCGGTGGGGGATGGCCTACGACCGCCAGCGCAAGCAAGACCAGTTCGGCATGGGGAAGGCCTTCGAGATCGTCAACAACGACAATCCCGCTCACGCCTTCCTGCAGGAGTCGAACTCGCTGGCCGACCAGAAGGCGGTCATCACGCACGTCGAGGCTCACGCCGACTTCTTCGCGAACAACGAGTGGTTCGGGCTGTTCGGCGACGGCCAGGACCGGGACGACGAGCACGCCGATCCCGACGCCGCGGCCATGCTCGAACGCCACGCCGAGACCATCGCCGGCTACGTCGAGGACCCCGCGATCGACCGCGACGAGGTCGAGCGGTTCATCGACGCGGTCCTCTGTCTGGAGGACACCATCGACCAACACCGCGCGTTCGCGCGCGCCGACGAGCGCCGCGAGAGCGACGCCCCGCCCGATCTCAGGGAGCGCCTCGACGACCTCGACGTCTCCGAGGACGTGCGCCGCCACGCCTTCGACGAGGAGTGGCTGGACGACCTGGCCGAGTCCGAACGGACGGACGCCCGACTCGAAGACCCCCACACGGACGTGCTCGCCTACCTCCTCGAACACGGCCAGCGGTTCGACGAGGAGTCGGGCAAGGCCGAGCCGTTCGAACCCTGGCAGACGGACGTCCTCGACATCCTCCGGACGGAGGCGTACTACTTCGCCGGCCAGAAGATGACGAAGGTGCTCAACGAGGGGTGGGCCAGCTTCTGGGAGTCGCTGATGATGAGCGACGAGGGCTTCGCCGCCGACGACGAGTTCGTCACCTACGCCGACCACATGGCCCGCGTCCTCGGGGCGCCCGGACTCAACCCCTACAAACTCGGGAAGGAACTCTGGGAGTTCGTCGAGAACGTGACCAACCGCCGCGAGGTGGTCGATCACCTCCTCCGCGTCGAGGGGATCACCTGGCGGAACTTCCACGACGTGATCGACTTCGAAGCGGTCGAATCGCTGCTGGCGCCGGACCCGGCCGTCGCCTCGATCACGGCCGACTCGCTCGCCGACCTCGATCCCGACGATCCGCGGATCGACGCCGAGGCCCTGGAACGGGCACGAGCGGGCGAAGTCGACGTGGAGCGATACCCCTGGAAGGTGCTCACGACCGCGGGGCTGGCCGAGCGTCACTTCTCGCTGTCGAAACCGCAGAACAGGGGGTTCCTCGGCCGGATTCGGCGGTCGGAACTCGAACGGCTGGCGCGGTACATGTTCGACGACGCGAAGTACGACGACGTCGAGGCGGCCCTCGACGACGTCGATTACGAGGCCGGCTGGCGGCGGATGCGCGAACTCCGGGAGAGCCACAACGACGTGACCTTCATCGACGCGTTCCTCTCCGAGGAGTTCGTGGCCGAGAACGACTACTTCACCTACGAGTACTCGCGGGCGACCGACGACTTCCGCGTCGCCTCGGACGATCCCGAGGACGTGAAAAAGAAACTCCTCCTGCAGTTCACCAACTTCGGGAAACCGACCGTCGCCGTCTACGACGGCAACTTCGACAACCGCAACGAACTGCTCCTCGGCCACCGGTACAACGGCATCGACCTCGACGTCGAACAGGCAAAGCGCGTGCTCGAACGCACCTACGAACTGTGGGGACGGCCGGTGAACCTGATGACCATCGTCAAGCGGTACGACGAGCACGAACTCGAGATCGCCCGGCGGCGCAACCGCGAACCGACGCCGACGGAGGTGGGCAAGCGCATCCGATACGACGGGGAGCGGTTCGAGACCCACGACCTCGACCCGGACCTCGAGGAGCGCATCGCCGCCAACGACATCGACTACGACACGAAACCCGACGACTGGCTGAACTAG